The following nucleotide sequence is from Cottoperca gobio chromosome 20, fCotGob3.1, whole genome shotgun sequence.
aaacagacaaacatttgtatttcccTTATTGACATTAATTCATTCCCTACGACCAGACCATGACTCATAGCTCCATGCCTAACCCTACATTTAACATAAATCCCCAAAAAGCATACACACAGGGTTATTAGCTTACTCATGTTGATTTTGTTTACATCAGGTCGGGTTGTTTGTAGGGATGTGGAGCCCTCCAGTGGCAGGTTTGTGAGGTGTACATCCACATCTTCCCTGGATGATATTTGTCAGGCAAACAAACACTCCGAGCTTACATGGTGAGTAACACCTTTTCTTTCTGAGTGAGTGTATCCGAATATGCACACTCTGTATCTTATCTTAATGTTTTCACTCATTTAGCTCCCTCATAGAGCCCAACTCCAACCCAGCTCCACAACCTAAGACAGAATTCTGCAGCAGTGAGTATCAAAAACACAGACACCCATTATATTTACCAGAATTCCCTACTGCCACTGCTTCTGTAACGTGTTTGTCTGTGCCTCAGGTGAAGCGCCTCGCTTTTGTGACTGCACTGCTTTCTGTGACTCTGCAAGTAAGAAAAACACCCCAAATATTGTCTGCATATGTCTGTAATGCAATGtcatgtatttgtgtatatactgtacatgggCTCATATCCCTCCAGAAACATAAATGTGGTAAATGTGATACGTAAGTGTGTATTTTGACTGTATGGCATGTTATACAAacgttaaaggaatagttagacattttgggaaatcaAACTTGTGTTTGAATGCTAAATACGAAGCTACAGGCAGCaaccggttagcttagcatagcacaaagactggataATAGTTTATGGTTAGGTagacttgtttttgtttaactcTGTACAGAGACAGGTTGCTTTtctcccctgcttccagtcATTGTGCTAATCTAACCTGGCTGTGACATGAGAAAAGTATCGAAAATATTGAACTACTCCTTTAACTGAAACATACAAGTTTCAGAAGGTTTGTAACAACTATGTCCTAACATGCCCCTGACaaatttttctttctcttcaggTACAGTTTTTTGCCATGAGAATTAATATTAACAGTGTCAATGTTCATGTTAACATCCTAAAAGGATTGGTATGTACAGCACAGTATAATTTAACATTACTTCCTATTGTATATACATGCCATGTACTGACTTTCTAACCTTATTTAACAGTTGTCTGGACAACGTGTAGCCCGCATGTGTAACACAATGAAAGTGTAAGTCTCTGTACACATTGAATCACTTACAGTACATCATGTAGACCATGGGGAGTTATTGAGCAGTTTAGCTAAATACTACATGTGGACATTTCTTTGTTTCCAGGTCAGATTGCCAAGATATTTTAAAGCGCTACCAGGTAAGTCTTAGTAACAGTTGGGTACTAACTCAAAACCTTATAAAATCACATTAATCTACTAACATTGATGTCACTGTTAATCATGctttataaattattttctttatccagCAAGCTCATCTGGAATGCCACGGGACGAAACAAAGGTAGAGATGTTTCTTCCTGTTGTGTAGTATAAAAATAAGCATCAATGACTGTCTTTAAAATTCCTGTGCCTATTAAGAAATTCAAAGTACAAAAGCATAATACAGAACATCTTAACATTTCAATGCAGCATAATACACCACTGATGATAATGTACTTGATGTTAAATCCCAGTATCTGAAcgtggatttcttttttaacccCTTTTCTGCTGGTTTCTAGGTTGTACAGCTGCATGGTGATACTGGAGATGTCTGGACCTGTCAATGGTTGTACCCTGAAAAAACTTCTGCAGCGAGTCATTGACAGCAGCAGTGGCATAACAACCGAAAGGCCACTTACACGCATGGGTTAGTCTACAGGTTTATGTCTTCTTCTTATGAAGCctctattatatataaacatttattatgttaatatatttttgGCCGGTGCTCTGTGCTTCCTTAGTCATTTGTGGTCCTCCTGGGTTGGCTGTTCGTACTCTGTTGGCATCCAACCTGACCTGGGTTGCCAGTGACCTGCTGACCTCTGACGTCTGTCAACTTGACCCCACTCTGATTAAATGGTAAATCTGtaaaacatttctgttgtgttggctttagaaaatgtatgttgtaatgttttcttGTGGTTTACAGTCATGCAAGTTGGGCATAAGAGAAACAATAGATGTCTATGATAATGTTTATAGTCATTCTGTGAAATTCAGGAACTCACAATGCTGAACTGTTGATGAGTCAGTCAGACAAATATAAACTACAAAAAAACTGCTGGTATGCATGGAACAATATATGGATCTTACCTAACACTATACACAGCAGAGGTGTTTGTTGgcaatttttgttttcttttggacagagccatgctagctgtttcccagtTTCCACTCTTTGTGCTAAGTTCAGCTGACTACagacatttcccaaaatgtcgaacttTTGAATATGTTTATCAAAATGTATATGCTTATCAGATTACATTAATTTAAGggcataatattatataataataataataataataataataataataataataataataataataataacaataataataataataataataataataataataataataatactcctGCCATTGCCTTTAAACAAGGCACTGACTTATACAAGAAAGTTCATACAATATTTTCATACGATGTTTTGCTATGTGTCCTTTTTTAGTGAGGCAAATGAGAGCCTTGCTGTACTTCTGACTGACAGCTGCCCTCCGGAACCTCCTACAACCATGCAAAGCACAACACAGCCTTCCAATCTGACCAGCAGCAACATCACTACAACTCCTGAAGCTTTACCACCATCTGTGACCAACACTACTGAACAAACTAACACGACGGCTGAAAATACTGCAACAGTTCAACAGACAAATGAATCACAAAGAACAGCTCAGCCTAACATGAATACTCCCCTGACAACAGTTAACAGTACACAGTCTTCAACAGCACAGCCTGTTATCCAAACCAGCTCGCAAAACACGACTATGACTGTCTCTGAAAGTACAAcagtacaaaacacaacattgtctTATAACACAACATTGTTGACACCCACTGACAATACACAACTGCAAAACACATCAGAATTCATAACGAGATTTTCTGTCAACTCAACATTACAAATTACCATAGCTGCTCCTATTGATCCAACACCTAACACAACTACATTGTCTCTAAATCACACAACTGAGTACATCGTAACAACAGCTGATACAGTTACACCTTCTGCCAATCACACAGCAGTATACAATGTAACTCCTTCTCCAAATGACACAACAGCGTACAATGTAACTACAGTTATACCTTCCACCAATCACACACCAGAGTACAATGTAACTACAATTTCAGCTTCTACCAATCACACAACAGAGTACAATGTAACTACACTAACACCTTCCCCAAATGACACAACAGCATACAATGTATCTACAGTTACACTTTCTACCAATCACACAACAGAATACAATGCAACTACAGCTTCTACCAATCACACAACAGAGTACAATGTAACTACACTTTCTCCAAATGACACAACATCATACAATGTATCTACAATTACACCTTCTACCAATCACACAACTGAGTACAATGCAACTACAGTTACACCTTCTACCAATCACACAACAGAGTACAATGCAACTACAGTTACACCTTCTCCCAATCACACAACTGAGTACAATGCAACTACAGTTACACCTTCTAACAATCACACAACAGAGTACAATGTATCTACAGTTACATCTTCTACCAATCACACAACTGAGTACAATGTAACTACAGTTACACCTTCTACCAATCACACAACAGAGTACAATGCAACTATAGTTACACCTTCTCCCAATCACACAACTGAGTACAATGCAACTACAGTTACACCTTCTACCAATCACACAACAGAGTACAATGTATCTACAGTTACATCTTCTACCAATCACACAACTGAGTACAATGTAACTACAGTTACACCTTCTCCCAATCACACAACAGAGTACAATGCAACTACACTAACACCTTCTCCAAATGACACAACAACATACAATGTATCTACAGTTACAGCTTCTACCAATCACACAACTGAGTACAATGCAACTACAGTTACAGCTTCAACCAATCACACAACAGAGTATAATGCAACTACAGTTACACCTTCTCCCAATCACACAACAGAGTACAATGTAACTACACTTTCTCCAAATGACACAACATCATACAATGTATCTACAGTTACACCTTCTACCAATCACACAACAGAGTACAATGCAACTATAGTTACACCTTCTCCCAATCACACAACTGAGTACAATGCAACTACAGTTACACCTTCTACCAATCACACAACAGAGTACAATGTATCTACAGTTACATCTTCTACCAATCACACAACTGAGTACAATGTAACTACAGTTACACCTTCTCCCAATCACACAACAGAGTACAATGCAACTACACTAACACCTTCTCCAAATGACACAACAACATACAATGTATCTACAGTTACAGCTTCTACCAATCACACAACTGAGTACAATGCAACTACAGTTACAGCTTCAACCAATCACACAACAGAGTATAATGCAACTACAGTTACACCTTCTCCCAATCACACAACAGAGTACAATGTAACTACACTTTCTCCAAATGACACAACATCATACAATGTATCTACAGTTACACCTTCTACCAATCACACAACAGAGTACAATGTAACTACACTTTCTCCAAATGACACAACATCATACAATGTATCTACAGTTACACCTTCTACCAATCACACAACTGAGTACAATGCAACTACAGTTACACCTTCTACCAATCACACAACAGAGTACAATGTAACTACATTAACACCTTCCCCAAATGACACAACAGCATACAATGTATCTACAGTTACACATTCTACTAATCACACAACAGAATACAATGCAACTACAGCTTCTACCAATCACACAACAGAGTACAACGTAACTATACTAACACCTTCTCCAAATGACACAACAACATACAATATATCTACAGTTACAGCTTCTACCAATCACACAACAGAGTACAATGTAACTAAACTTTCTCCAAATGACACAACAGCATACAATGTATCTATAGTTACATATTCTACCAATCACACAAATGAGTACAACATAACTACAACTGGATCATTTACACCTTCTACCAATCACACAACAGAGTACAATGCAACTACAGTTACACCTTCTACCAATCACACAACAGAGTACAACGTAACTATACTAACACCTTCTCCAAATGACACAACAACATACAATGTATCTACAGTTACAGCTTCTACCAATCACACAACAGAGTACAATGCAACTACAGTTACACATTCTACCAATCACACAACAGAATACAATGCACCTACAGCTTCTACCAATCACACAACAGAGTACAATGTAATTACACTTTCTCCAAATGACACAACAGCATACAATGTATCTACAGTTACACCGTCTACCAATCACACAACTGAGTACAATGCAACTGCAGTTACACCTTCTACCAATCAAACAACTGAGTACAATGTATCTATAGTTACACCTTCTACCAATCACACAACTGAGTACAATGCAACTGCAGTTACACCTTCTACCAATCACACAACTGAGTACAATGTATCTACAGTTACACCTTCTACCAATCACACAACTGAGTACAATGCAACTACAGTTACACCTTCTACCAATCACACAACAGAGTACAATGTAACTACATTAACACCTTCCCCAAATGACACAACAGCATACAATGTATTTACAGTTACACATTCTACCAATCACACAACAGAATACAATGCAACTACAGCTTCTACCAATCACACAACAGAGTACAATGCAACTGCAGTTACACCTTCTACCAATCACACAACAGAGTACAACGTAACTATTCTAACACCTTCTCCAAATGACACAACAACATACAATGTATCTACAGTTACAGCTTCTACCAATCACACAACAGAGTACAATGTAACTATACTTTCTCCAAATGACACAACAACATACAATGTATCTATAGTTACATATTCTACCAATCACACAAATGAGTACAACGTAACTACAACTGGATCATTTACACCTTCTACCAATCACACAACAGAGTACAATGCAACTGCAGTTACACCTTCTACCAATCACACAACAGAGTACAACGTAACTATACTAACACCTTCTCCAAATGACACAACAACATACAATGTATCTACAGTTACAGCTTCTACCAATCACACAACAGAGTACAATGTAACTACACTTTCTCCAAATGACACAACAGCATACAATGTATCTACAGTTACACCTTCTACCAATCACACAACTGAGTACAATGCAACTGCAGTTACACCTTCTACCAATCACACAACTGAGTACAATGTAACTACAATTGAcagcaacagaaaacaaaacaatagtaCATTTAAAACGACCAACACAACAGTTAAGACTTCTCCCAATGACATTGTACTTCATAATATAACTGCAGCTGCCAATAATCACACAGCAACCCCTTACAATCACACGACAGTGTACATATCAACTGTGGACAATATGACGTCTGTTGTTGACAATATTACTAAACCCACAGTAGCTCCACTGAACAACCAGACTGGAAATCACACCACAGCAAGAGTTACTCTCAATATCACAACAACcaacaaaaaagacaacttCACTACAGCTGCCACTGTAGTCAATACCATCATCAATCTCAATCAAACTTCAGTAATCAACCTAAACACAACTGCCAGCAGTTTAACCACTGACTTCAACCTGACAACGAAAGAACCAGGAGGCAATTGGACAACTACAGCAGCTAAAACTTCCCTTGAAGCTACAACTTCAACCACAGCTACTACAGCTATTCCGGCCCAAATTAACAACACTACTGCAAAGGCTTTTTCTACAACAACTCTCCAAATCACCAACAGAACCATTACAAAACCAGGTATGAATAGTTGAGAACATTTACAGCTTGGTAGAAGCTGCAAATAAAGTTTTTAGTACTGCGGTTCATATTGGAAAAGCTTGCCTTTTTGAAAGCCTTTTAaagttagatagatagaaagatttTCTGTAGAGCAGAAAATTAGGATTTTATATCCTTTACTAAATTGATCTATTTGATCAATAAAATGGTCACTATACATGAATAACGTATTTATATGTACTGCTTGCCAAGGTACTGAAACTATGTCCACAACCATTGCAGAGACAACTACGAGCCAAGAGGCACAGGAGGAACAAGCAAACGAGCTGCTGAATCAAACACAAGATGCGTCTCAGCTGAACTCTTCTCAGGTGAATTTAATGTTCATTTCCGTATGGAGTAGTAGAAAAAAATGTTAGCATTAAACAATGACTTTTGTGGAGTCCTTCAAAGTAAACTTTATCATTTGATGGGTGTTGCAGTTGGCACAGTTGGTGGGGAATTTAGATAAGCTTCTGGATGGCCCCACTGTCTCTCAGGCAGTGGGAGAAAAGGCCATCAGCATAATCAGCAACCTAATGGAGGGCAACTCACAGGCCCTCTCTGCATCTGCTAACAGGTACATCTTACTCAACCCACAAccaaataaacacatatattcACATACTTTTGattttttctaaaaatgttttgtgttctttCCTGTACAGGCTGATTCAACTGGTAGACAATGTGGGTCTTAAGTTGGTTGTCACTGGTGACAGAGAGATCCTCTCCTCAGGGTCTCTGGTTCTGGCAGTGAGGAAAGTTGATGGGACCAACTTTCCATTAACATCGGTTGACATTTTCAACACTGATAATGTCCAGGTAGTCCAGATTTGAACTAAATCATCTGTTCTCACTGCATTTAATGAGACACAATGGGCCTCAAGCAAGCACTCTTACGAACAGATTAGTTTTTATGTGGCACCATGCTGCAACCTCCGGgcctgaaaagtgaagccaatggaGAAGTGTCTTACACCTGcactttctaatggccagcagggggcgactccactggtctCAAAAAGAAGTCCAATTGTAAAGAGgtctataagaaaatgaccctacttctcaatttatttattaccttagtattacctaatgagtttatggtttAAATCGCAAGTCCTCTtaaatacagcatgatgttcagtTGGTAAATTATGGTCTTagttagaataaaataaattctaaagcacggtatgctttagggcggggctaccttgtgattgacaggtcactaccacaGCATTGTCCGGTTTTGAATGTCTGTATTTTTGTCTTTGAACTTTGACCATTTGACAgtctgttttcagttcatgatagttaattgtaacattttggtcacttaaaattttatttttcagcattTGGTTGTACTTACCTCCATCCTCTCGTGTCAGTTCTggtttccaaaaaaacaagctgGCGAGACACAAAAACTAAGATAGCGAcgaccaaaatgccaaactcaaggttTAAAAACGGTACCTCTTATTTAATGAGCAAATTACGAGAATTTGTGTCATTCATCGATTATCTCGTACTTTTGTCTTACTTACTTTTAATTTTGTCTTATGTACGAACAAAATTCACAAGTGGTCCAGACATGTCATGTACTGACTTCACTTGGCAGAAAACACTTGTTCGACTAAAGAATAATTTTGCCTCGATCTGAATGAATTTGGAATTTAATCTGACACagaactgaaaagacaaactatATACAAAATCAATATTCTGTTCATCATATCTTCATTCttccttcatttctttaaattaaaattaggGGAGCAGCTCGCCTTAAATGACCATTTAAGGGGCGTCAATTATGTTTTACTGATCAAATGTCACAGAGCACCCACTCATGAACAAGTGGCATGTTCATCATGTTGAAACGAGTGATTTAAATTTGTGCAGTTCAGAAAGTTTGGTGAATCCCACTGTGAACGCTTGTACAAGTATTCCTTGCAGAAAAAAGTAAACATGAGTACAAATGTCTTCAGATGCAAATACCTGTGACATGAAGTGATTTTAAACagataaagagacacaactgGAAACTGGGAGTTACAAACTTTTTTCATTAACCATTTGTTAACTTTTTGTGTATCCAGCTTCGTGCACTCAGCAGATCCAAGAGGTCAGATTCTGCTCTGGGGTCTGTAACCTTGCCCTCCTCCCTCACCACGGGTCTCAGTCCTGAACAGCAGAAGCAGGCCAACAGGCTACAGTTCAACTTCTACACCAAACCTGCCTTCTTCCAGGTACTTCTGCATTTAGATTCTTCATCTGTCATCTCTTACAGATTTGATAGAATattgaatcatttatttatgttcacctgtttatattttagttgtaatagtttgtcacatttattttattctaagtgttaaagtattaaagtgtattctttatattgtgtattgtatccTACAGCTATACATTTCTTCCCTCCTGTGTaagcctgtctgtcagtcaatCTGCCCAAGTCAgccagctgtacttcttctccctctgtaatgagggcagactggcgctacagtggTTCACTGTTCATTCTAGACATTACGGGTCAGACTGTCAGTTAGCAtcctaatttcagtagatatctctgcaacgcAACACAGAGAGGTCtatgacataacgtcaacactgttacctcttcacattctgttgataatgttagttcatgttagtaataaaatattatttacaataGAGAAATGTCTGTGATGAAATGCAATGCTATCTGAATATCACCTTCCTGTAAAATGATTCCAGCTATCTATCTTTTTTTGCAGGATGCAGCATTAGACAACCAAACTCTGGTCAGTCCAGTCCTGGCCGCCAGTGTGGCAAATCTGTCAATAAGCAACTTGGCTGAGAACATTCAGTTTACCATCCGAAACATCAACCCCATAAATGTGAGTGTTCACACATAACAATCATTATGTTATCGGGAAAAGAATCACACATAACTCCAATGCCACCAGTAATTGCATGTTGATGGTCAGATAAAAATTGTAGGTAGgtttaactaaaataaaataaaaggatttCTTGTAAATCACCTACCGATAAACTTAACCATGGTTAAAAGATCACGCAATGTTCTTCTGTGATGTTTTTTCCCCGCAGGTCAACTACACAGCCTCCTGTGCATTTTGGGACTTAACTCAGAATGGTGAGTGCATGCATGCAAAATCGAGTTGGTTAAGTTGGTTAAATTTCAACAGGTGTTCAAATCTgggtttgttgtgttgtgttcaggtggtggaggaggctGGAGCTCTGTTGGCTGCTTTGTTGTCAATGCCACAGCAGAAAAAACAATCTGCAGCTGCAACCATCTTACATCCTTTGCGATTCTGCTggtttgtgtgcatatgtgtttatatgtgtgtgatatattGACAATAACAGTATCAATAAAGTGCttcaaatgacatttaaaacatgtatataGGGAATTAAATGAACAACTCAAATTCCAGGTTTATAGGCAACATCAATGATctgactttctctttttctacaTGCTTAAAGTGAGAAATGATAAAGCTTACAACCTGCTGTTGTGCActatgtatttactgtatatttgtgcATATACCCTGTCCTCCATACAGGATTTGTCCAGAGAGGGAATTATTGACCGTCAGCAAGCGCAAATTCTTACATTCATCACCTACATCGGCTGTGGAATCTCTTCCATTTTCCTGGCTCTCACCTTACTGACATATCTTTCATTTGAGTAAGAATCTGTCTTTACCAAGACTGCTTAAAGCTTAGCTTGAGATATTTaaagctaaaataaaaaagtataaacCAAATCTCTTTTCATACTAGTGTCCTAACAAACCTTTTTCTATGCAGAAAACTGCTGCGGGATATTCCTGCCAAGATCCTAGTTCAGCTCTGCCTGTCCCTCCTCTTGCTCAACCTGGTCTTCTTGCTGGACGGCTGGCTGGCGCTCTACCCAGCAATCGGGCTGTGCATTAGCACCGCCTTCTTCCTTCATTACTTCCTGCTGACATCATTCACCTGGGCGGGGCTTGAGGCCCTGCACATGTACCTGAGCATCGTCCGGGTGTTCACTCCCTACCTCAGCAGATACATGCTCAAGTTCTCACTGATAGGCTGGGGTGAGTAACACAGAGCTCAAAATGTTTagaaatatgttatataatatatatttttaaatgctttctACAATTCTGTATATAAATGCACttctaaaatgtgtcttttcaaACCTTTTATTGGATATACTGAGATGGTTCTGCTGATTAACATCCTTGTCTTTACAGGCCTTCCTCTTCTCGTGGTGATCGTTGTAATATCAGTGGACAAAGACAACTATGGTCTGGTCACATATGGAAAATTCACAGATGGCACTTCAGATGACTTGTACGTTACGCTTAGATCTtgttgatctttttttttttaaacacattgattttgttttttctaaCCAGCCCATAATAGAGCAAGCAGTACAAGACTGTTCCTGTGTCCGAGCTGAATGTATGTTTTGACATATCTGTGAATATATTAGTTCTGTTCACAGGTATTGCTGTATTTTGGT
It contains:
- the adgrg2a gene encoding flocculation protein FLO11, producing MCNTMKVSDCQDILKRYQQAHLECHGTKQRLYSCMVILEMSGPVNGCTLKKLLQRVIDSSSGITTERPLTRMVICGPPGLAVRTLLASNLTWVASDLLTSDVCQLDPTLIKCEANESLAVLLTDSCPPEPPTTMQSTTQPSNLTSSNITTTPEALPPSVTNTTEQTNTTAENTATVQQTNESQRTAQPNMNTPLTTVNSTQSSTAQPVIQTSSQNTTMTVSESTTVQNTTLSYNTTLLTPTDNTQLQNTSEFITRFSVNSTLQITIAAPIDPTPNTTTLSLNHTTEYIVTTADTVTPSANHTAVYNVTPSPNDTTAYNVTTVIPSTNHTPEYNVTTISASTNHTTEYNVTTLTPSPNDTTAYNVSTVTLSTNHTTEYNATTASTNHTTEYNVTTLSPNDTTSYNVSTITPSTNHTTEYNATTVTPSTNHTTEYNATTVTPSPNHTTEYNATTVTPSNNHTTEYNVSTVTSSTNHTTEYNVTTVTPSTNHTTEYNATIVTPSPNHTTEYNATTVTPSTNHTTEYNVSTVTSSTNHTTEYNVTTVTPSPNHTTEYNATTLTPSPNDTTTYNVSTVTASTNHTTEYNATTVTASTNHTTEYNATTVTPSPNHTTEYNVTTLSPNDTTSYNVSTVTPSTNHTTEYNATIVTPSPNHTTEYNATTVTPSTNHTTEYNVSTVTSSTNHTTEYNVTTVTPSPNHTTEYNATTLTPSPNDTTTYNVSTVTASTNHTTEYNATTVTASTNHTTEYNATTVTPSPNHTTEYNVTTLSPNDTTSYNVSTVTPSTNHTTEYNVTTLSPNDTTSYNVSTVTPSTNHTTEYNATTVTPSTNHTTEYNVTTLTPSPNDTTAYNVSTVTHSTNHTTEYNATTASTNHTTEYNVTILTPSPNDTTTYNISTVTASTNHTTEYNVTKLSPNDTTAYNVSIVTYSTNHTNEYNITTTGSFTPSTNHTTEYNATTVTPSTNHTTEYNVTILTPSPNDTTTYNVSTVTASTNHTTEYNATTVTHSTNHTTEYNAPTASTNHTTEYNVITLSPNDTTAYNVSTVTPSTNHTTEYNATAVTPSTNQTTEYNVSIVTPSTNHTTEYNATAVTPSTNHTTEYNVSTVTPSTNHTTEYNATTVTPSTNHTTEYNVTTLTPSPNDTTAYNVFTVTHSTNHTTEYNATTASTNHTTEYNATAVTPSTNHTTEYNVTILTPSPNDTTTYNVSTVTASTNHTTEYNVTILSPNDTTTYNVSIVTYSTNHTNEYNVTTTGSFTPSTNHTTEYNATAVTPSTNHTTEYNVTILTPSPNDTTTYNVSTVTASTNHTTEYNVTTLSPNDTTAYNVSTVTPSTNHTTEYNATAVTPSTNHTTEYNVTTIDSNRKQNNSTFKTTNTTVKTSPNDIVLHNITAAANNHTATPYNHTTVYISTVDNMTSVVDNITKPTVAPLNNQTGNHTTARVTLNITTTNKKDNFTTAATVVNTIINLNQTSVINLNTTASSLTTDFNLTTKEPGGNWTTTAAKTSLEATTSTTATTAIPAQINNTTAKAFSTTTLQITNRTITKPETTTSQEAQEEQANELLNQTQDASQLNSSQLAQLVGNLDKLLDGPTVSQAVGEKAISIISNLMEGNSQALSASANRLIQLVDNVGLKLVVTGDREILSSGSLVLAVRKVDGTNFPLTSVDIFNTDNVQLRALSRSKRSDSALGSVTLPSSLTTGLSPEQQKQANRLQFNFYTKPAFFQDAALDNQTLVSPVLAASVANLSISNLAENIQFTIRNINPINVNYTASCAFWDLTQNGGGGGWSSVGCFVVNATAEKTICSCNHLTSFAILLDLSREGIIDRQQAQILTFITYIGCGISSIFLALTLLTYLSFEKLLRDIPAKILVQLCLSLLLLNLVFLLDGWLALYPAIGLCISTAFFLHYFLLTSFTWAGLEALHMYLSIVRVFTPYLSRYMLKFSLIGWGLPLLVVIVVISVDKDNYGLVTYGKFTDGTSDDFCWLRNDIAFYVGVVAYFLLIFFLCLLVFIIVMVQLSRIKKQNPQNQPPNRGVLTDLRSIAGLIILLGLTWGFALFAWGPLYLPFVYLFSIFNSLQGFLVFIFHCAVKENVRRQWRTYLCCGRLRLAQNSDWSRTATHNKKNLSVATEFTSAPHFTSRSSSVISDSTNSNGSVFADSGISDGSNSDTLLNEIHRRNPSL